The genomic interval ATCGGCGCGAGATAGGGATAGCCGAGATAGGCGATCACGGCGGACAGGCCCCAGGCCAGAAGCGCCAGGATCTCGCGGGAAAGACCTCGGACCATGGCCAGAAGCGCGGAAAACAGAACGACCAAAACGACGATCAGGTCAAACAGGGTCACTGGCATTCATTGCTCCGCTCGTCTTTCGGCCATGCCTGCGGCCAGATTCTGGTTGGATCGACGCCGGAAACCTCAAAAATCGCCGTCGTCATTCGTACGCTCCACCATTTTTCCGCCCGCAATCTCAGCTACAAGCTCCGGTAGAGTCTCGAATCCTTTTAACCCGTTTCCCGTGACTGTTGCAATTTCAACCGTGCCGGCCGGAAGAACGGCACTGGAAAAGCCGAGTTTTGCGGCTTCTTTCAGTCGCTGAACGGCGTGGGCGACGGGTCTGATCGCGCCGGACAGGCTGATTTCGCCGAAATAAACAGAATCAGCGGGCAGGGCAAGGCCGGCCAGCGACGAAATCAGCGCCGCCGCCACCGCGAGATCGGCGGCCGGCTCGGTGACGCGATAGCCGCCGGCGACATTGAGATAGACATCGTGATTGCCGAGCCGGACGCCGCAATGGGCTTCCAGCACGGCGAGAATCATCGAAAGCCGTGCCGAATCCCAGCCGACCACCGCGCGTCGCGGCGTGCCGAGCGAGGTGGGCGCGACCAGCGCCTGAATTTCCACCAGCACCGGGCGGGTGCCTTCCATGCCGGCGAACACAGCCGCGCCCGGGGCCTTCTCGTTGCGTTCGCCGAGAAATAGTTCGGACGGATTGGCGACCTCGCGCAGGCCCTTGTCGCCCATTTCGAACACGCCGATCTCATCGGTCGCGCCGAAGCGGTTCTTGACGGTGCGCAGGATGCGGTAGTGATGGCCGCGCTCGCCCTCGAAATAGAGCACGGCATCGACCATGTGCTCGACCACGCGCGGCCCGGCGATTTGGCCTTCTTTTGTGACGTGGCCGACCAGCACCATGGCGGCGCCCGTCTGCTTGGCGAAGCGGATCATCGCCTGCACGCCGGTGCGCACCTGTGTCACCGTGCCGGGGGCGGCTTCCGCCATGTCGGACCAGAGCGTCTGGATCGAATCGATGATCACGAGGTCGGGACGATCACCGTGGGCAAGCGTTGCCAGAATGTCCTCGACATTGGTTTCGGCGGCCAGCATCACCTTTGTGTCGGCCGCGCCCAGCCGCTTTGCCCGAAGCCTGACCTGCGCGATCGCTTCTTCGCCGGAGACATAGATGATACGCTGGTTCTGACGCGAGAGAGCGGCGGCCGCCTGCATCAGCAGCGTCGACTTACCGATACCGGGATCGCCGCCGACAAGCACCGCAGAGCCGCGCACGAAACCGCCGCCGGTCACCCGGTCGAGTTCGGCAATCCGGCTCTGGACGCGCGGCGCTTCCTCGCTTTCGCCATCCAGCGGAACGAGGGCGACCGGACGGCCCTTCTTCGGGGAGCGGGCAGGCCCGCCGCCGATGCCGGCGGTCGGATTTTCCTCGACGATGGTGTTCCACGCGCCGCAGGCATCGCAGCGTCCGGACCAGCGCGGCGTGACCGATCCGCAATTCTGGCAGATGAACTGGGTTTTCGGTTTGGCCAAGGTCTCGTCTTTTCGGGAGCGGTTTCAGTCCGGCTGGATATAACGGCGGTTATAGCGCAAGCCAAGGGAGGTCAGCAATTCATACCCGATCGTGCCCGCCGCCGCCGCTGCGTCGTCCAGCGCGATATTGGGGCCGAACAGCTCGACATAATCGCCGGCCCTGACCGCGCCTTCGGGCAGATCGGTAATGTCGAAAATTGTCATATCCATGGTGATGCGGCCGAGGATGGGCACGCGATGACCGGCTATAAAGCCCATGCCGCCTGAAGGAACGGCGTCGCGCAGCGGCACGCCGGTGCCCGATTTGGCGCGCAGATACCCATCGGCATAGCCGGCCGAAACGATGGCGAGGCGGCTTTCGCGGTCAAGCTGCTGGGTCGCGCCATAGCTGACATTCTCGCCCTTTTTCGCAAACCGCGTCTGGATGATTCGGGCCTCGGCGGTGGCGGCCGGTTGCAACTTTTTCGATGCGCCCGGCGCCGAATCGCCGCCGTATAGCGCGATGCCCGGCCGGGTCAGCTCGAAATGATAGTCGGCGCCGAGCAGGATGCCGGCGGAGGCGGAAAGGCTGGCCTCGACCCCTTCGAAGGCGTTTGCGACATCGCGGAAGCGCGCCAGTTGCTCGCGGTTCATCGGCGCTGCCGCATCATCGCCGCAGGCGAGGTGGGAGAGCACCAGAACCGGCGAAAAACTTGCCGGCCTGGCGTCATCGGCGGCCAGCCGCAGCGCCTCGTCATGGGAAAGGCCGAGCCGGTTGAAGCCGGTGTCGACCTGCAGCGCGCAAGGATAGTCGCCATAATCGGCGATCGCGGCGAAGAAGAAGGCGAGCTGTTCCTCGCTCGCCAGCACCGGCACGAGGCCGTTTCCGAAAAACATCGCCTCGGTGCCCGGCCACATGCCGGAGAGCACGAAGATGCGGGCGTCTGGCGCGAACCGGCGCAGGGTCGCGCCCTCTTCGGGAACAGCGACGAAGAAATCCGCCGCGCCCGCCTCATAAAGCGCCTCGCCGACATCCTCGATGCCGAGCCCGTAGCCATCCGCCTTTACGACTGCGCCGGTGCGGGCCGTGCCCGAGAGTGCGCGCATGGTCCGCCAGTTGCTGACGATTGCCGAAAGGTCGACCGTCAGCCGGGCAGGGGCGGCATCGAAACCGATTTCGGTCTCCATGAATTCATTCGAATATTCAGTCATGAAACTGCCGTTCGTTGCGTTGTTACGGCATGTATAGCGCGTTTATCGCGTCTGACACAGAATTATTCGTCAAAACTTGAATAGGATGGATCCGCCAGATCGGCAAAGCGGGTATAGGCCGCCTGGAAGGCGAGGTTGGCCGTGCCGGTCGGTCCGTGACGCTGCTTGGCGATGATCACGTCGGCGGTGCCCTTGACCTTGTCGAGCTTCATCTTCCACTCGTCATAAGCAGGGTCATCAGGATCGCGCGGCTCGAGATTCTGGACGTAGTATTCCTCGCGGTAGACGAACAGCACCACGTCGGCGTCTTGCTCGATCGAGCCCGATTCGCGAAGGTCGGAAAGCTGCGGGCGCTTGTCCTCGCGGTTTTCCACCTGTCGGGAAAGCTGGGAGAGCGCGATGATCGGCACGTTCAGTTCCTTGGCGAGCGCCTTCAGCCCGGTGGTGATTTCGGTCACCTCCTGCACGCGGTTCTCGCCGGATTTTTTCGAGCCGGTCATGAGCTGCACATAGTCGACCACCAGCACGTCGAGCCCGCGCTGACGCTTCAGCCGCCTTGCGCGCGCGGAAAGCTGCGCGATCGAGATGCCGCCGGTCTGGTCGATATAGAGCGGCACTTTCTGCATGGTCTGCGAGCAGGCCACCAGCTTGTCGAAATCCGCCTCGGTGATGTCGCCGCGACGGATCTTGGAGGAGGACACCTCGGTCTGCTCGGAAATGATACGGGTGGCGAGCTGCTCGCCGGACATTTCCAGCGAGTAGAAGGCGACGACGCCGCCCTGCTTGGCCTCGATCGTGCCGTCGGGCAGCACTTCGGGCTCATAGGACGAGGCGACGTTCCAGGCGATATTGGTGGCAAGCGAGGTCTTGCCCATGCCGGGACGACCGGCAAGGATGATCAGGTCGGAGCGCTGCAGCCCGCCCATCTTGGCGTCCAGCGTGGCGAGCCCGGTGGAGATGCCGGAGAGGTGGCCGTCGCTCTCGAACGCCTTGCCGGCCATGTCGATCGCGATCGATACGGCGTTCTCGAAGGTCTGGAACCCGCCCTCGTAGCGGCC from Martelella mediterranea DSM 17316 carries:
- the radA gene encoding DNA repair protein RadA, whose product is MAKPKTQFICQNCGSVTPRWSGRCDACGAWNTIVEENPTAGIGGGPARSPKKGRPVALVPLDGESEEAPRVQSRIAELDRVTGGGFVRGSAVLVGGDPGIGKSTLLMQAAAALSRQNQRIIYVSGEEAIAQVRLRAKRLGAADTKVMLAAETNVEDILATLAHGDRPDLVIIDSIQTLWSDMAEAAPGTVTQVRTGVQAMIRFAKQTGAAMVLVGHVTKEGQIAGPRVVEHMVDAVLYFEGERGHHYRILRTVKNRFGATDEIGVFEMGDKGLREVANPSELFLGERNEKAPGAAVFAGMEGTRPVLVEIQALVAPTSLGTPRRAVVGWDSARLSMILAVLEAHCGVRLGNHDVYLNVAGGYRVTEPAADLAVAAALISSLAGLALPADSVYFGEISLSGAIRPVAHAVQRLKEAAKLGFSSAVLPAGTVEIATVTGNGLKGFETLPELVAEIAGGKMVERTNDDGDF
- the alr gene encoding alanine racemase produces the protein MTEYSNEFMETEIGFDAAPARLTVDLSAIVSNWRTMRALSGTARTGAVVKADGYGLGIEDVGEALYEAGAADFFVAVPEEGATLRRFAPDARIFVLSGMWPGTEAMFFGNGLVPVLASEEQLAFFFAAIADYGDYPCALQVDTGFNRLGLSHDEALRLAADDARPASFSPVLVLSHLACGDDAAAPMNREQLARFRDVANAFEGVEASLSASAGILLGADYHFELTRPGIALYGGDSAPGASKKLQPAATAEARIIQTRFAKKGENVSYGATQQLDRESRLAIVSAGYADGYLRAKSGTGVPLRDAVPSGGMGFIAGHRVPILGRITMDMTIFDITDLPEGAVRAGDYVELFGPNIALDDAAAAAGTIGYELLTSLGLRYNRRYIQPD
- a CDS encoding replicative DNA helicase, coding for MNDLAPSFQAAAPQREAPNNLEVEQALLGAILVNNSAFYRVSDFLKPEHFYEPLHRKIYELAGDTIRMDKIANTITLKTHLPANVKVGDLTVAQYLARLAAEAVTIINAEDYGRTIYDLAIRRQLIEIGEDVVNTAYDAPIDMPPSEQIEETERKLFALAETGRYEGGFQTFENAVSIAIDMAGKAFESDGHLSGISTGLATLDAKMGGLQRSDLIILAGRPGMGKTSLATNIAWNVASSYEPEVLPDGTIEAKQGGVVAFYSLEMSGEQLATRIISEQTEVSSSKIRRGDITEADFDKLVACSQTMQKVPLYIDQTGGISIAQLSARARRLKRQRGLDVLVVDYVQLMTGSKKSGENRVQEVTEITTGLKALAKELNVPIIALSQLSRQVENREDKRPQLSDLRESGSIEQDADVVLFVYREEYYVQNLEPRDPDDPAYDEWKMKLDKVKGTADVIIAKQRHGPTGTANLAFQAAYTRFADLADPSYSSFDE